Within Deltaproteobacteria bacterium, the genomic segment GTCCAGACCGTAATTGTCATCCAGAAAATCCAACTGGGCAATCACGTCTAAATCATCAATGGCGCAATTCCCGCCATGGGCCCAAACCGTCTCATATTCCGGTTGTTTGGTAACATAATGGCCGTCCTTGTCATTAAAAATCCCGGAACAACGGATAACACAACCCCGATGGCAGCCGTGGGTGGCCAGCCCTCCCCGGGCCGTTTCCAATTCGGCCTGGGTTTCACCGCTGATTTTGGCCGCACCGGCAAAGCGGCCTTCCTTAAAGTTGTAGGTAGGATAGCCGCCGGCTTCATTCAGGACATTGGTCAAGACATTGGTCCCGTAAGCCGGGAGCCCCTGGCCGGTGACCGGATGTTCCTGAAGACCCTTGACCCATATTTTTGAGGCTTCTTTGAATTTCTCAGGGTCTTTGGGAGCTCGCATCGTCTTGCCGGTGTCGTCCAGGACGATCACCTTGACCCCTTTGGAACCCATTACTGCGCCGACCCCTCCGCGGCCGGCATGACGGGTAGGTCTCAGTTCCATATCCGTACAGGCAATAGAGGCGGCGGCCAGCTTCATTTCTCCGGCCGGACCAATGGAAATACAGGCGATTTGATCCCCATATTCGGCCTTCATCTTTTCGATCAGATCATAATTAGGTAGCATCTTCAGGCTGTTATCCGGTTGAATCGTAACGCCTTCCTGGTTGATAACCACCTTATAAAGAGTATCATCCTTCGGCTTTCCTTCCAGGACGATGGCTGCATAACCCAGGCGGGCCAAGACCTGAGAAGGCTGCCCTCCGGCATTGGCTTCCTTGATCCCCCCGGTTAAAGGGCTCTTGCAACCGACAGAGAGCCGGCCGGACATGGCCGCTGTGGTTCCGCTTAACAGGCCCGGGGCAATGACCAGTTTATTGTCCGAACCCAGAGGATGACAAGAGGGGGGTACTTCTTTAGATACGATGGCCGAAGTCATGGCCCGGCCCCCCATTCCGGCAAATTCGCCTACTGGTCCCTCACTCACCTTTGGGCCGCCTTCAGCCCCCATATTGATTCTTAAAATTTTCTCCATTAAGGACCTCCTTATCGGTTAAGGTTAATACTAAAGGATAATAGAAAATGAGTTATTAAAAGATCTTACACCTTTAAGTGTGCCCCCTTTATCATTCATAATAATCATAGGGGGAAATATTTCAATTTGTCAATATGTCTTATTTGGCACTGATCGTGGACAGGTTGAAAGAGAAAATGGGGGTTTTTATTTACCCACCGGCTAAAGGGGGGAAAATACCCAACCGATCTCCCTCTTTTAAAACGGTGGTTTCATCGGCATGGATCCCATTTAAAAAGATGATTTTTGGTATCTCAGAAGGAACCCTTAAGCGGTTCAAAATGGTCTTGATGGTCGTCCCTTCTTCGATTTCCAATGTATTAAAAGGGCCGCCGGTGTTTTGATCCGGCAGATATCCAGCCAGGGAAGCAAAGAGACGTAATTGAATCTTCAAGTTTTTATCCCAAATTTTGGAGTTAACCAGGACCATCATATTATAAACGATAGAAAGGGCTTGTCAAGAAAAGGGATATCGGATTAGAATAAAATATTTCAAGGGGGTGCTATGCGATTTTGGAAAAAAGGGAATGAAAAAAAGGATGACAGCCCACCGGCAGGAAATCAAAGCTTTTTGGATTTTTTGAAAGCCGCACGGGAAGAGATGGAAGGGTTAATGGCACAAGACCCGGAATGGTTTTATCACCTGCCCTATAAAGGCGCCATGTCCATAGAAGAGGCCAAAGATCTGGAGATCGAAAAAAGGGCCATCTGGCGCCGGGTGATCTATGATGCCAAAAGGACTTTTTTACCCGGCCTTCGTTGGGAGACCAGAGGCGACGCTTTGGTCTGCCCGGATTGTCAGAAGATGGAAGGTCGTATCTTTTCTTTGAAAGAATACGACGAACTCAACCAAAGGATCATGCACCTCGGCTGCCGATGTAATCTGGTGTCGGTGAGGGAGTAGTAGTTTGGAGTTTTGAGTTCGGAGTGAAGAGCTTAAGAAAGACGATACTCCGAACTCTTAACTCCGAACACATTTTTTGTTTTAAGAACAGGTATTCATGAAACGTTCCATTAGAGCTATCGGTTTACTTTCCGGGGGCTTAGACAGTATGTTAGCCGCCCGGCTTATTTTAGACCAGGGGATTAAGGTGGAAGGGGTTGCCTTTATCACTCCCTTTTTCGGGGCTGAAAAAGCCCGGAGGGCCGCGGAGCAATTAAAGATTCCTTTAACCGTTTTGGATATAACCCCGGAACATTGGGTGATGCTCAGATCGCCCCGATTCGGCTATGGTAAAGGGATGAACCCCTGTATTGATTGTCACGCCCTCATGGTCCGCAAGGCCGCGGAAAAGCTGGAAGAGATGGAAGCCGGTTTTCTCTTCACAGGAGAAGTCCTTGGTCAAAGACCCTTTTCCCAAACCAGACCATCCTTGCGGGCGGTTGAAAAGGAATCCGGGTTGCTTGACCGCATCCTTCGGCCCCTAAGCGCCCTCCTGTTAAAAGAGACCAGGCCGGAAGAGGAGGGTTTGGTCGATCGTTCCCGGCTCCTGGATATCAGTGGCCGGTCTCGAAAACGGCAGATGAAATTAGCCGAAGAATATGGACTGACTGATTATCCTGCTCCGGCCGGAGGCTGTCTGTTAACAGATCCCATTTTTTCCATCCGTTTAAAGGAATTGTTTTCCTGTCCCAGGGAACCTCAAATCCGGGAAGTGGAATTACTGAAAGCCGGTCGGCATTTTCGGTTATATTCGGAGATCAAAATCATTATCGGCCGAAACAAGATCGAAAATGAATTGATCGAAAAATGGTCTCTTCCTGAAGACGGCTGGGCCCGTGTGGCCGAATTTCCTGGTCCCCTGGCCCTGGCTCCTGGGGGAATAACCAGGCCGGAAGATTGGGAAAAACTGGCTCAACTCTGTCTGACCTATAGCGATGCCCCGGGAGACCGTGAGGTCCTGGTGCAATTGGGACAAGGGGATCGGATATGGCAGATCAAACTTCTCAGACCGGCCAAAGAGGATTTCAGGGAATGGATGATTGGATAAGAGTGGGATAAGAGTGACGAGTGGCGGGTGACGGTGACGGGAAAAAAGCTGGGATTCGTGACGGGTGGAAAGGAGATAAAATGACATTATTAATACTACAGCGACAGTTTTCCCGTCATTCCCGAATGTCTTTATCGGGAATCCAGT encodes:
- a CDS encoding aldehyde ferredoxin oxidoreductase; amino-acid sequence: MEKILRINMGAEGGPKVSEGPVGEFAGMGGRAMTSAIVSKEVPPSCHPLGSDNKLVIAPGLLSGTTAAMSGRLSVGCKSPLTGGIKEANAGGQPSQVLARLGYAAIVLEGKPKDDTLYKVVINQEGVTIQPDNSLKMLPNYDLIEKMKAEYGDQIACISIGPAGEMKLAAASIACTDMELRPTRHAGRGGVGAVMGSKGVKVIVLDDTGKTMRAPKDPEKFKEASKIWVKGLQEHPVTGQGLPAYGTNVLTNVLNEAGGYPTYNFKEGRFAGAAKISGETQAELETARGGLATHGCHRGCVIRCSGIFNDKDGHYVTKQPEYETVWAHGGNCAIDDLDVIAQLDFLDDNYGLD
- a CDS encoding MoaD/ThiS family protein, with product MKIQLRLFASLAGYLPDQNTGGPFNTLEIEEGTTIKTILNRLRVPSEIPKIIFLNGIHADETTVLKEGDRLGIFPPLAGG
- a CDS encoding tRNA 4-thiouridine(8) synthase ThiI, whose protein sequence is MKRSIRAIGLLSGGLDSMLAARLILDQGIKVEGVAFITPFFGAEKARRAAEQLKIPLTVLDITPEHWVMLRSPRFGYGKGMNPCIDCHALMVRKAAEKLEEMEAGFLFTGEVLGQRPFSQTRPSLRAVEKESGLLDRILRPLSALLLKETRPEEEGLVDRSRLLDISGRSRKRQMKLAEEYGLTDYPAPAGGCLLTDPIFSIRLKELFSCPREPQIREVELLKAGRHFRLYSEIKIIIGRNKIENELIEKWSLPEDGWARVAEFPGPLALAPGGITRPEDWEKLAQLCLTYSDAPGDREVLVQLGQGDRIWQIKLLRPAKEDFREWMIG